Proteins from a genomic interval of Hydrogenophaga sp. PAMC20947:
- a CDS encoding DUF3833 domain-containing protein has translation MTHLPFILPLSSSRPQSRQHRQRRLVLAGTLSALALALTGCAGPQLADHADETPKFDLQTYFTGDLIGHGMVSDRGGRVIRRFVVDLRGEWHGNEGTLDEQFIYDDGERQQRIWRLRKLGDGRYSGRADDVVGEAVGQQAGAAFNWRYTMRLPVRGEVYDVQFDDWIHLIDEKTALNRAIMSKWGVRVGEVTLSFTRK, from the coding sequence ATGACCCATCTACCCTTTATTCTTCCACTTTCTTCCTCTCGCCCGCAGAGCCGTCAGCACCGTCAACGCCGCCTGGTGCTGGCCGGCACTTTGAGCGCGCTGGCGCTCGCGCTGACCGGATGTGCCGGACCACAGCTGGCCGACCATGCGGACGAAACACCGAAGTTCGATCTGCAGACCTACTTCACTGGCGACCTCATTGGTCATGGCATGGTGAGCGATCGCGGAGGGCGTGTGATCCGACGCTTTGTCGTCGACCTGCGTGGCGAATGGCACGGCAATGAGGGCACCCTCGACGAGCAATTTATCTACGACGACGGCGAGCGCCAGCAGCGCATCTGGCGGCTCCGAAAGCTGGGTGATGGTCGTTACTCGGGTCGGGCGGACGACGTGGTTGGCGAGGCCGTGGGTCAACAGGCTGGGGCCGCTTTCAACTGGCGCTACACCATGCGCCTGCCGGTGCGCGGCGAGGTGTATGACGTGCAGTTCGACGACTGGATCCACCTCATCGACGAAAAGACGGCCCTCAACCGAGCCATCATGAGCAAGTGGGGCGTGCGCGTGGGTGAAGTCACTTTGTCATTCACACGGAAGTAA
- a CDS encoding SDR family NAD(P)-dependent oxidoreductase, producing the protein MALNPSIRDWRGQVVWLIGASSGIGRATAARLHALGATVIVSARNESALQRFTSQHPGSQALPLDVTDLTDVQTSAAQVVADNGRLDLVLYCVGHYKAMRADAFDLAEMQRHLSINYTGALHVLDSVLPTLIQQGHGHLSLVASVAGYRGLPNALAYGPTKAALQHLAEILYLDLHPLGLGVSVVNPGFVATPLTADNTFDMPALLTPEQAADHIIQAWSKGQFDIHFPKRFTLWLKLMRLLPFSLYFPAIRRTTSS; encoded by the coding sequence GTGGCACTGAACCCTTCCATTCGAGACTGGCGAGGCCAGGTGGTGTGGCTGATCGGCGCATCCTCCGGCATCGGCCGGGCCACAGCCGCTCGGCTGCACGCCTTGGGCGCCACGGTCATCGTGTCCGCACGCAACGAAAGCGCGCTGCAACGGTTCACCTCGCAGCACCCAGGCAGCCAGGCTTTGCCGCTGGATGTGACCGACCTCACTGATGTACAAACCTCGGCGGCGCAAGTGGTGGCTGACAACGGCCGCCTGGATCTGGTGCTTTACTGCGTGGGTCATTACAAGGCCATGCGCGCCGACGCATTTGACCTGGCCGAAATGCAGCGCCACCTGAGCATCAACTACACCGGAGCCCTGCATGTGCTCGACAGCGTTTTGCCCACGCTGATCCAGCAAGGCCACGGGCATTTGAGCCTCGTGGCCAGCGTGGCGGGCTACCGCGGCTTGCCCAACGCGCTGGCCTATGGTCCCACCAAGGCGGCGCTCCAACACCTGGCAGAAATCCTCTACCTCGATTTGCACCCACTGGGCCTGGGCGTCTCGGTGGTCAACCCGGGCTTTGTCGCCACCCCGCTAACCGCTGACAATACCTTCGACATGCCCGCCCTGCTCACCCCCGAGCAGGCGGCCGATCACATCATTCAAGCCTGGTCCAAAGGGCAGTTTGACATTCACTTTCCCAAGCGCTTCACCCTCTGGCTCAAACTGATGCGCCTGCTGCCTTTCAGCCTGTATTTCCCCGCCATTCGGCGGACCACAAGTTCATGA
- a CDS encoding nuclear transport factor 2 family protein, translated as MTHHPTQPPGHPPSDERTLHVVAFFESLTPVSLRQLPTVYSEEARFIDPFNDVCGLPAISQVFAHMFDNLQGPRFRVLQTITEGDHCFMLWDFHFTRQAGAPGQRVHGGSHLHFAPDGRVDWHRDHWDPAREIYETVPLLGSVMRWLRRRLQASA; from the coding sequence ATGACGCACCACCCCACCCAGCCGCCAGGCCATCCGCCCTCCGACGAGCGCACTTTGCACGTGGTGGCCTTCTTTGAGTCACTGACACCCGTGTCGCTCAGGCAGCTGCCGACCGTCTACAGCGAAGAAGCGCGGTTCATCGATCCTTTCAATGACGTGTGCGGCTTGCCCGCCATCTCGCAAGTATTTGCCCACATGTTCGACAACCTGCAAGGCCCTCGCTTTCGGGTGCTGCAGACGATCACTGAGGGCGACCACTGCTTCATGCTGTGGGACTTTCATTTCACCCGCCAGGCCGGCGCTCCGGGCCAGCGCGTGCACGGCGGCAGCCATCTTCACTTTGCACCCGACGGCCGCGTTGACTGGCACCGGGACCATTGGGACCCGGCCCGTGAAATATACGAAACCGTGCCCTTGCTGGGCAGCGTGATGCGCTGGTTGCGCCGCCGCCTCCAGGCCAGCGCCTGA
- a CDS encoding GAF domain-containing protein: protein MMHAPLPHNEKKRLQALRDLVLLDTLPEERFDRISAFAASEFDVPMASVSLIDRDRQWAKSNFGMEARESPRDVSFCGHAIVQAAPLVVHDALEDPRFSDNPMVIGQPFVRFYAGAGLRLPYGQVVGTLCILDRRPRSFDRLDVAILCGLRDLVVDELFRREEAVV, encoded by the coding sequence ATGATGCACGCGCCCTTACCCCACAACGAAAAAAAGCGGTTGCAAGCGCTTCGCGACTTGGTTTTGCTGGACACGCTACCGGAAGAGCGGTTTGACCGCATTTCCGCTTTTGCGGCCAGCGAGTTTGATGTGCCGATGGCCTCGGTGTCTCTCATCGATCGGGACCGGCAGTGGGCCAAGTCCAACTTCGGGATGGAGGCCCGCGAGTCGCCTCGCGATGTGTCGTTCTGCGGCCATGCCATTGTCCAGGCGGCGCCCTTGGTGGTGCATGATGCGTTGGAGGATCCCCGGTTTTCCGACAACCCGATGGTGATCGGGCAACCCTTTGTCCGCTTTTACGCCGGGGCGGGTTTGCGCTTGCCCTATGGCCAGGTGGTCGGGACGCTGTGCATTCTTGACCGGCGCCCGCGCAGCTTTGACCGGCTGGATGTGGCGATTCTCTGCGGGCTGCGTGACCTTGTGGTCGACGAGCTGTTCCGCCGGGAGGAGGCTGTTGTATGA
- a CDS encoding MBL fold metallo-hydrolase → MHPVQPMRAAFRHTLAGLLCWALAGLVHAADAAPAMQVKQVGPHSYYVEGLSALGSGANQNFISNAGFVITPESVVVIDALGSPQLAERLTAEIRKLTPLPVSNVILTHYHADHIYGLQFFKALGAHITAHESAKEYIQSDTARLRLEASRTDLAPWINDKTRLVEADTWISGPTSLKVGGMVFELDHVGPSHTPEDLTIFVPSEKVLFAGDLFFNGRLPFVGKANSSQWIQSLELMLAHDATTVVPGHGAASTDPKKDIGVTRDYLKFLRSSMGQAVQDFVPFEDVYKQTDWSTFEHMPMFGFANRMNAYNTYLLMEEEALEQKR, encoded by the coding sequence ATGCACCCTGTTCAACCGATGCGAGCGGCATTTCGCCACACCTTGGCCGGTCTGCTCTGCTGGGCGCTGGCCGGACTGGTTCATGCTGCCGACGCCGCACCCGCCATGCAAGTGAAGCAAGTGGGCCCCCACAGCTACTACGTTGAAGGGTTGTCGGCCCTGGGCTCTGGTGCCAACCAGAATTTCATCTCCAACGCCGGCTTTGTCATCACGCCCGAGAGCGTGGTGGTGATCGACGCCTTGGGCTCCCCCCAGCTGGCCGAGCGTCTCACCGCTGAGATTCGCAAGCTCACGCCATTGCCCGTCTCCAACGTCATCCTCACCCACTACCACGCCGACCACATCTACGGCCTGCAGTTCTTCAAGGCCTTGGGCGCACACATCACGGCCCATGAGTCGGCCAAGGAGTACATCCAGTCCGACACCGCACGCCTGCGCCTGGAAGCTTCACGCACCGATCTGGCGCCCTGGATCAACGACAAGACCCGACTGGTGGAAGCCGACACCTGGATCAGTGGCCCCACTTCGCTCAAGGTCGGGGGCATGGTGTTTGAGCTTGACCACGTGGGCCCTTCGCACACGCCCGAAGATCTGACCATTTTTGTACCCTCCGAAAAGGTGCTGTTCGCAGGCGACCTGTTTTTCAACGGCCGTCTGCCTTTCGTGGGCAAGGCCAACAGCAGCCAGTGGATCCAATCGCTGGAATTGATGCTCGCGCACGACGCAACCACGGTGGTGCCCGGACACGGCGCGGCATCGACCGATCCGAAGAAAGACATTGGCGTGACGCGCGATTACCTCAAATTTCTGCGCAGTTCCATGGGCCAGGCGGTGCAAGACTTTGTGCCCTTCGAGGATGTCTACAAACAGACCGACTGGAGCACCTTCGAGCACATGCCCATGTTTGGCTTTGCCAACCGCATGAACGCCTACAACACCTACTTGCTGATGGAAGAAGAGGCGCTGGAACAGAAGCGCTGA
- a CDS encoding LysR substrate-binding domain-containing protein yields the protein MRHSPTARACAATVAGADISVNSLWSVHRELREGTVVRVLPEYRVNDQSALRLIYPQANVLTGKVRTFIDFLLERIGKHPAWVEA from the coding sequence TTGCGCCACTCGCCTACTGCGCGGGCTTGCGCCGCCACCGTGGCCGGGGCCGACATCTCGGTCAATTCGCTCTGGAGCGTGCACCGCGAACTGCGCGAAGGCACTGTGGTGCGGGTGTTGCCCGAGTACCGGGTGAACGATCAATCGGCGCTGAGGTTGATTTACCCGCAGGCCAATGTGTTGACCGGAAAGGTCAGAACCTTCATCGACTTTCTGCTGGAGCGCATCGGCAAGCACCCCGCATGGGTCGAGGCTTGA
- a CDS encoding SDR family NAD(P)-dependent oxidoreductase, producing the protein MTTPKTTPLTMLITGATDGIGLATARQLAPQGHTLLLHGRNPDKLANAQKALLAMPGVGRIETYVADLSHLAEVESLAQALLQNHQQLDVLINNAGIYRTPETRTADGLDVRFAVNTVAPYLLTQRLLPLLGSTARVVNLSSAAQAPVDLDALAGRVPLADMAAYAQSKLAITMWTNQMAFALKEKGLQSPMVVSVNPGSLLATKMVKEGFGVAGNDIAIGADVLCRAALAGEFADAGGKYFDNDAGRFGSPHPDALDAKKNEAVADAIEAIIGKLEG; encoded by the coding sequence ATGACCACCCCAAAAACCACCCCACTCACCATGCTCATCACCGGCGCCACCGACGGCATCGGCCTGGCGACCGCGCGCCAACTGGCACCGCAGGGCCACACCTTGCTGCTGCACGGGCGCAACCCGGACAAGCTGGCCAATGCACAAAAGGCGCTGCTCGCGATGCCCGGCGTTGGACGCATTGAGACCTATGTGGCCGACCTGTCGCACCTGGCCGAAGTTGAGTCCCTGGCCCAGGCCCTGCTGCAAAACCACCAACAACTCGATGTGCTGATCAACAACGCCGGCATCTACCGCACGCCCGAGACCCGCACCGCCGATGGGCTCGATGTGCGCTTCGCCGTCAACACCGTGGCACCCTATTTGTTGACGCAACGGTTGCTGCCGTTGCTGGGCTCCACAGCACGCGTGGTCAACCTGTCCTCTGCTGCCCAGGCCCCGGTGGACCTCGACGCCTTGGCGGGCCGTGTCCCGCTGGCCGACATGGCCGCCTACGCGCAAAGCAAGTTGGCGATCACCATGTGGACCAACCAGATGGCATTCGCGCTCAAAGAAAAAGGCCTTCAAAGCCCCATGGTGGTCTCGGTCAACCCGGGCTCGCTGCTCGCCACCAAGATGGTGAAAGAGGGCTTTGGCGTGGCCGGGAACGACATCGCCATCGGTGCCGACGTCCTCTGCCGCGCCGCGCTGGCAGGCGAGTTTGCCGACGCTGGTGGCAAGTACTTCGACAACGACGCTGGCCGGTTTGGTTCGCCTCACCCTGATGCGCTGGATGCAAAGAAGAATGAGGCGGTGGCGGACGCCATCGAAGCGATCATCGGCAAACTCGAGGGCTGA
- a CDS encoding aminotransferase class V-fold PLP-dependent enzyme, producing MNTHHQGLLFSDALMSEIKNRFHYVDHDIEGRERLFFDNAGGSFRLKAATEAFVRIDSLPDCPERIHALSLFLQKVQAEGTDDVRTILNARGGSVYASLTASGAMFDMVRAVTENVPGTNMVTSILEHPSSFDAMSLYAQRTGKELRVAKSNPVTGGIDVDEIVGQVDQNTCLLSVMYASNISGAKMDIEAIVKRARAIKPDLYILVDAVQHAPHGLIDLQKTPVDGINIAPYKFFGCRGSGLAWLSDRAATLPHHKLAGKKADFWDLGSSAPWQFAVVTEIVNYVCWLGSQFVRSTNRRELFVCGIDRIERHERALLARLLNGGESVAGLRTLPQVKVFLDYEDLSKRDLILAIGFDHLGHTDAVREYESRGVIVYERVASSLYSKRMLDSFSLEGAIRVSPLHCNSVADVDHFLQITREISEAFAPAAFGPAA from the coding sequence ATGAACACCCATCACCAAGGCCTGCTGTTTTCCGACGCGTTGATGAGCGAGATCAAAAACCGCTTTCACTACGTTGACCACGACATCGAAGGCCGCGAGCGGCTGTTCTTCGACAACGCTGGCGGCTCGTTCCGCCTCAAGGCCGCCACCGAGGCCTTTGTAAGAATCGACTCACTGCCGGATTGCCCCGAGCGCATCCACGCGCTGTCGCTGTTTTTACAAAAGGTGCAGGCCGAGGGCACCGATGACGTGCGCACCATCCTCAATGCCCGCGGTGGCAGCGTGTATGCCTCTCTGACCGCATCGGGGGCGATGTTCGACATGGTGCGCGCCGTGACGGAAAACGTGCCCGGCACGAACATGGTCACCTCGATCCTGGAACACCCATCGTCGTTCGATGCGATGAGCCTGTACGCCCAGCGCACCGGCAAGGAGTTGCGGGTCGCGAAAAGCAACCCGGTGACCGGCGGCATCGATGTGGATGAGATCGTGGGGCAAGTGGACCAAAACACCTGCCTGCTCAGCGTGATGTACGCGTCGAATATCTCAGGCGCCAAAATGGATATCGAGGCCATCGTCAAACGCGCCCGCGCGATCAAGCCCGACCTCTACATCCTGGTCGACGCGGTGCAGCATGCGCCGCACGGGCTGATCGACTTGCAGAAGACCCCGGTCGACGGCATCAACATCGCCCCCTACAAGTTCTTCGGTTGCAGAGGCTCGGGCCTGGCCTGGCTGTCCGACCGCGCCGCCACCTTGCCGCACCACAAGCTGGCAGGCAAGAAAGCGGATTTCTGGGATCTGGGCAGTTCGGCACCCTGGCAGTTCGCCGTGGTCACCGAAATCGTCAACTATGTTTGCTGGCTCGGTAGCCAGTTTGTTCGGAGCACCAACCGCCGCGAACTGTTCGTCTGCGGCATCGACCGCATCGAGCGGCATGAGCGGGCCCTGCTGGCGCGATTGCTCAACGGCGGCGAAAGTGTCGCAGGCCTGCGCACGCTGCCGCAGGTGAAGGTGTTCCTCGACTACGAAGACTTGAGCAAACGCGACCTGATCCTGGCCATTGGCTTTGACCACCTGGGCCACACCGATGCGGTGCGTGAGTACGAAAGCCGCGGCGTGATTGTCTATGAGCGTGTGGCCTCCAGCCTCTATTCGAAGCGCATGCTCGATTCCTTCAGTCTGGAAGGCGCGATCCGTGTCTCGCCACTGCACTGCAATTCCGTCGCCGACGTCGACCACTTCCTGCAAATCACACGTGAAATCAGCGAAGCGTTTGCACCCGCCGCTTTTGGTCCGGCTGCTTGA